From the Cyanobium sp. M30B3 genome, the window CGCATCAGATTGGCCCTGGCCTGCTGGTCGCGGGCTGCGATCGGGCCCGGCCCCTCCCGACTGGCCTGCAGGGCCGGGGAGAGAGCCGTTTCCGGGATCGGCAGCAGCCGATCGATCAGGGCGATTGCCCCCATGCCGGCGAACAGGGCCAGCACCGCCAGGCCATGACCGGACTGGTTGCCCAGCGGGCCACTGAGGATCTCCCGGGCCTTGGGCAGGATCTCCACAAATGACACATACAGCATCACTCCCGCCGAAAAACTGAGGGCGATGCTGAGCACGCGGGGACTGAATCCCCGGTTGAACAGGCCCAGCAGACTGCCGACGCCCGTGGACAGTCCGGCAGCCAGGGTGAGCAGAAAGGCGAACACAACCCGCGAATCCAGAAGCTGGGAGTCCGGCACTGGCACAGGTCAGCTCCCGTTCAACGGGGTTGATGATCGCAGGCGGTCCCGCGGGGGTTGGGATTCGGCCCATGGCGGTGCCCGTGAAAAACCCGCCACCATGCCTTCCAGGTCAGCCGATGGCCGGGGCCGAGAGCGCCACGGGCACGGCGGTGGTGGTGGCCAGATCCAGCGGGAAGTTGTGGGCGTTGCGCTCGTGCATGACTTCCATGCCCAGGTTGGCGCGGTTGAGCACATCGGCCCAGGTGGGCAACACCCGACCCTGGGCATCCAGGATCGACTGGTTGAAGTTGAAGCCGTTCAGGTTGAAGGCCATGGTGCTGATGCCCATGGACGTGAACCAGATCCCCACCACGGGCCAGGCACCGAGGAAGAAGTGCAGGCTGCGGCTGTTATTGAAGCTGGCGTATTGGAAGATCAGGCGGCCGAAGTAACCGTGGGCAGCCACGATGTTGTAGGTCTCTTCCTCCTGGCCGAACTTGTAGCCGTAGTTCTGGCTCTCGGTTTCGGTGGTTTCACGCACCAGGCTGGAGGTCACCAGCGAGCCGTGCATGGCCGAGAACAGGCTGCCGCCGAACACACCGGCCACCCCCAGCATGTGGAAGGGGTGCATCAGGATGTTGTGCTCAGCCTGGAACACCAGCATGAAGTTGAAGGTGCCGCTGATGCCGAGGGGCATGCCGTCGGAGAAGGAGCCCTGACCGAAGGGATACACCAGGAACACGGCAAAGGCCGCCGACAGCGGTGCGCTGTAGGCCACACAGATCCAGGGGCGCATGCCCAGGCGGTAGCTGAGCTCCCACTGGCGGCCCATGTAGGCCGAGATGCCGATCAGGAAGTGGAACACCACCAGCTGGTAGGGGCCGCCGTTATACAGCCACTCATCCAGGGAGGCCGCCTCCCAGATGGGGTAGAAGTGCAGGCCAATGGCGTTGCTGGAAGGAACAACGGCGCCGGAGATGATGTTGTTGCCGTAGATGAACGAGCCGGCAACGGGTTCGCGGATGCCGTCGATATCGACCGGGGGAGCGGCGATGAAGGCAATGATGAAGCAGATCGTGGCAGCCAGCAGGCAGGGGATCATCAACACGCCGAACCAGCCCACATAGAGGCGGTTGGTGGTGGAGGTGACCCACTGGCAGAACGTCTGCCAGTTGCTGCTCGTGCCGCTGCGGATGGCAGTGGTCATGGCACAGACCTCAACGTGGAAAGAGGTGAAAGCTGAAGGATGAGAACGGCCGCAGCGGGGGTTGACTCCGCTCACACCTCTGCCAGCCCAGGGGCAGACAGCCCCGGGGCAGACAGGCAGGGGACTACCTCAGGCTGCGGTTGATCAAACCTAATCACGCCCATCCTGATCAGCACTGGACGCAATCATTCGCCCAGTTGCGTTACAGCACTTCAAGCCGCCCCGTTACACACCTTCAGGTTGTCGTCAGGGCGCCCGGCTGGCTGGCCCGCGCCTGCTCGGCCAGCCACTGGCGGCCCTGGCGCAGAAACGCCGGCCAATCGAGCTTTTCGGCCTGTGCAGCCTGCGCCACCAGCAGGGGGGCCTCCCGGCGGATGCGCTCCAGGTCGGGTTCACCCACGCCCACCGAGCGGGCCAGGGTGTCGGCCATCGCCCGACCCACCACCCGGGTGAGATAGGCGGCGCTGAGGGCCTGCACCGCACTTCCCAGCAGCCAGGTGGGCCCGTGCCACTTCACCACGCCGGCCAGGGCCTGGCTGCTCCACTCCACCACCCCCAGGGAGAGGGCAGCCTGGGCCAGTTCCACCGCCGTGGCCTTGAGCTGGTCCGCCCCCCAGGGGCAGTCCCACAGCCGGGCCATCTCCTTCACCATCAACCCGTTGGCCACCGCCAGCACCAGCAGATCCAGGCTGGGCAGGGGGGCGGCCACCACCCCGGCGGCCACCAGCCACTGGGTGCGCTGCTGCAGCTGCTGGAACCGGCCCCGCCGCAGCCCCTCCAGTTCACCCTGCCAGCGGCCGTGCAGGGCCGCCAGGCAGCGCTGTTGCCGCTGGATGCGCAGGTCGGCGGCCTCCCCGGCCCAGCGGGCGCCCAGGCCGCGCACCTGGGAGCTCAGGGCGGGCAGGTCGTGCCAGCACAGCACGTCCAGCGCGGCAGCGGTGGGCAGCTGGGCCCGCAACGCGCCAGCCACGGCGGCGCTGGCATCCTGGCTGGGCACCTCCACCAGCAGCACGAGGGGCAGACCGGCGGGCACCGCCTGGATCCAGCGCAGGTCGGCCGCCAGCAGGGGCGGTTTCAGGGCATAGAGAAGGACGTCGCAGCTGGCAAAGGGCTCCGGCCAGCTCCATTGGTCGGTCGCCGGGGGCAGGGGGCGGCTCCAGTGCAGGCTGAGGGCGGCAGGGCCCCGCAGACTCGCCGCCAGCTGCTCCCGCCAGGAGGTGTCCTCCGGGCAGGCGCCCACCAGGCCCAGATGCAGGCCGGGCCGCTCGAGCTGGGTCCGCTGCCACGCGAGCTGGTCACTGCGGCGGGCGCTGGCGTCCCGGTCCGGATCCAGCTGCTCGAACTGCTGGTGCAGGCGCTCCAGCCGCTGCAGCCAACCCGCACTGGTGGTGTCGCCGAGCCGGGGGGAGCGACCGGCCGAGCGGGACCAACCCCTGAACAGCAGCAGTCCGGCGGTGGCCGTGGAGGCCGCCAGCAGGGGCACATGCAGCACCTGGCCGAGGCCCTCGAGCAGCACACCACCACCCACAGCAACGGCTGCCATCGGCAAGAGACGGCGAGCGAGCTGATCGGTGAGGGACGGGGTGGCTGGGCTGGTGCCGGCGCTGCTGGCGGGCTGCGGGGTGGTCAACGCCCTCGGTGCGATCCCCGTCTCTTTAGCTCAACACCCCCCATCCCGACCAGGCCCGGTGCCGATAGGTTGGCAGTGAAACAGTTGTCGATGCGCCGTGGTCAGGCCCGACCGCCGGCAGTCCGTGCAGAAGGTGCTGCTGCTGGCGCTGACGCTGAATGTGCTGCTCAGCCTGGTGAAGCTGGTGGTGGGACTGCTCAGCGGCTCCCTGGCGGTGCTGGCGGACGCCATGCACAGCGCCACCGATGGACTCTCGAGTGTGGTGGCCCTGCTGGCCAACCGGCTGGCCGACCCCCGGCCCGATCGCAATCACCCCTATGGACACCGCAAGGCGGAAGCCCTCGGCTCCCTGGTGATTGCCCTGTTCATCCTGGTGGCGGCCTGGGAAATCCTGCAGACCGCCGCACAGCGCCTGCTCGCCGGCCTGGAGCCCCTGCGGGTGAGCTGGGCGGAGCTCGGGCTGCTCCTGCTGGTGCTGACCTGCAACATCGCCCTGGCCGGTTACGAGCACTGGCAGGCCCGCCGCCTGGGCAGTTCCCTGCTGCGCGCCGATGCGGCCCACACCCGAAGTGACGTGGGCACCTCGGTGATGGTGCTGCTGGGACTGGCCGGGGCGCTGACCCTGGGGATCCCCTGGCTGGATGTGGCCCTCGCCCTGCCGCTCTGCGCGCTGATGCTGCGGGCCAGCTGGCAGGTGCTGCACCAGACCCTGCCCCAGCTGATCGACCAGATGGCGGTGGCCCCGGAGGCGATCCGGGATGTGGCCCTGGGGGTGCCCGGGGTGGTGAACTGCCACGCCGTCGCCAGCCGGGGGGTGGTGGGTGACCAGGTGTTCATCGAACTGCATCTGGTGGTGCGGCCAACCGATCTGGCAACCGCCCACCGAATCAGCCACCAGGTGGAGCAGCAGCTCGATGCTCGCTACGGGCCCCTGCGCTGCACGGTGCATCTCGAACCCCTGGACCATGCCCGCCCGACCCTGATCGCGGGGGCCGAGGATGGCTGAACCCAGCGGCCGTCAGGCTGAACCCAGAGGCCATCCGGTGGAGGCGAATTCGATCATCGCCTCCCTCACGCCCCGCCAGCGGCAGCTGTTGCGGGGTTGGCAGGCCGAGGTCACGGCTGCGGAGAACTGGACGGGTCATCTGCCCGTGGCGGTGCTGGAGCGCTGCTGGATGCGGCTGCGCCGGGTGCCGGTGGCCCAGCTGGCCTCCACCCTGCCGCCGGATGCCAGCGCCGAGGCACCCGAACTGGTGCGTTACCGCGACTGGCTGGCGCGGGGCCTGACCAGCTGGCAGGCCGAGTGCCTCTGCTGGCAGGAATTCGGCAGCGAGGCCTGTCAGCAGGCGCTGCGCCGCCACTGGCAGCAACGGGAGCAGGATCCGGGTGCCTGGACCCTCAACCGCTACCTCGAGCTGGTGTCCTGCTATCGCGCGCAACTCGACGGCCAGGCGGAACGGCGACTGCCGCTGCTGGTGCTGGGCAGGGCTGGAACCCGGGATCCACACCGGCTGCAGTGGTTGCGTGGAACCTGGCTGTCGATGCGGCACACTTGCGCCTGATTCCCAGGTTGCCGTCATGGCCGACGAGACGAGCACAACGCCACCCCAGGGCGCCCGCGGTGGTGGCAACCGCGAACCGGGTGGTTTCCGCATCCGCCTGAGCGACAACGAGATGCGCTCAGCCCGGGCCCTGCAGGAGGCGTTCCGCCTGCGCTCCACGGTGGCGGTGCTGGGGTTCTGCGTGCGCACCCTCGGCCAGATGCTGGAGGAGGGCAAGCTGGATGAGCTGGTGGAGCAGCAGCGTGCCCAGGCCGGCAACCGGGAGGGCGGCCGCCCCCCGCCGCGACGGCGGTGAGCGGCAGCACCGCGCTGCCGCGGAGCGGGCCCCCCGGGTGGATCCCTTCGCCAGGCCTTCCCGTCCCGCCCCGGCAGCCACCGCTGAGGCCGGCGAGCCCAGCCCTGCCGATCCGGCCCCCGAGGGAGCGGAGCAACCCAACGCGGCGTTCCCCGAGACCGGCGACACCACCCCTAGCGAGAGCTGAGCACAGGTCGATGAGCAAGCCCCGGGTTCTCTCCGGCGTCCAGCCCACCGGCGCCCTGCACCTGGGCAACTGGCTCGGGGCCATCCGCAACTGGGTCGACCTGCAGGACAGCCACGACACCTATTTCTGCGTGGTGGACCTGCACGCCATCACCGTGCCCCACCGGCCGGAGCAGCTGGCCGAGGACACCCTCACCACGGCGGCGCTTTACCTGGCCTGCGGCATCGACCCGCAGCGCTCCACCGTGTTCGTGCAGAGCCAGGTGAGCGCCCACAGCGAACTGGCCTGGCTGCTGAACTGCGTGACGCCGCTCAACTGGCTGGAGCGGATGATCCAGTTCAAGGAGAAGGCGATCAAGCAGGGCGACCAGGTGTCGGTGGGCCTGCTCGACTACCCGGTGCTGATGGCGGCCGACATCCTTCTCTATGACGCGGACCGGGTGCCGGTGGGGGAGGACCAGAAGCAGCACCTGGAGCTGGCCCGCGACATCGCCCAGCAGCGCATCAACGCCCGCTTCGGCCGCAGGGGGCCAGACGGCGAACCGGAGACGATCCTCAAGGTGCCCGAGCCCCTGATCCTCAGGGAGGGGGCCCGGGTGATGAGCCTCACCGACGGCAGCAGCAAGATGAGCAAGAGCGACCCCAACGAGGGCTCGCGCATCACCCTGCTCGACCCGCCCGAGCTGATCACCAGGAAGATCAAGCGCGCCAAGACCGACCCCACCCTGGGGCTGGAGTTCGGCAACCCGGAGCGGCCCGAGGCCGACAACCTGCTGGGGCTGTACGCCGTCCTCTCGGGGATCGGACGGGAAGCGGCGGCCCGGGAGTGCGCCCAGATGGGCTGGGGCCAGTTCAAGCCCCTGCTGGCGGAGGCCACCGTGGAGGCCCTGCGCCCCGTGCAGGAGCGCTACCGCGAACTGCGCCAGGACCCAGGCGCCCTCCTGGCGGTGCTGCGTGAGGGGCGGCAACGGGCAGCAGCGGTGGCCGAGACCACCCTCGGGCGGGTGCGGAATTGCCTTGGTTTCCTGACAGACGCTGCATGAACGCAGCCGATCGACGCCCCGCACGCCTTAACAATCTCTTCGGGATCGATCAGCTGCCCTGATGGTTGAGGCGCTCAGAGGCCAGGCACTCCTGCCCGGGGGCACTGGGTGAAAATACCCATTCCCCTGCTCCAGCACGGCCATCTCAGGCGGGACCCGGCATGAGCCAGCCAGCGCGAACACACGCTGTTGCATTTGTCCACCCCCCAGCGGCGGGGCTGGCCGGCGCC encodes:
- the psbA gene encoding photosystem II q(b) protein, with amino-acid sequence MTTAIRSGTSSNWQTFCQWVTSTTNRLYVGWFGVLMIPCLLAATICFIIAFIAAPPVDIDGIREPVAGSFIYGNNIISGAVVPSSNAIGLHFYPIWEAASLDEWLYNGGPYQLVVFHFLIGISAYMGRQWELSYRLGMRPWICVAYSAPLSAAFAVFLVYPFGQGSFSDGMPLGISGTFNFMLVFQAEHNILMHPFHMLGVAGVFGGSLFSAMHGSLVTSSLVRETTETESQNYGYKFGQEEETYNIVAAHGYFGRLIFQYASFNNSRSLHFFLGAWPVVGIWFTSMGISTMAFNLNGFNFNQSILDAQGRVLPTWADVLNRANLGMEVMHERNAHNFPLDLATTTAVPVALSAPAIG
- a CDS encoding DUF697 domain-containing protein, with the protein product MAAVAVGGGVLLEGLGQVLHVPLLAASTATAGLLLFRGWSRSAGRSPRLGDTTSAGWLQRLERLHQQFEQLDPDRDASARRSDQLAWQRTQLERPGLHLGLVGACPEDTSWREQLAASLRGPAALSLHWSRPLPPATDQWSWPEPFASCDVLLYALKPPLLAADLRWIQAVPAGLPLVLLVEVPSQDASAAVAGALRAQLPTAAALDVLCWHDLPALSSQVRGLGARWAGEAADLRIQRQQRCLAALHGRWQGELEGLRRGRFQQLQQRTQWLVAAGVVAAPLPSLDLLVLAVANGLMVKEMARLWDCPWGADQLKATAVELAQAALSLGVVEWSSQALAGVVKWHGPTWLLGSAVQALSAAYLTRVVGRAMADTLARSVGVGEPDLERIRREAPLLVAQAAQAEKLDWPAFLRQGRQWLAEQARASQPGALTTT
- a CDS encoding cation transporter — protein: MQKVLLLALTLNVLLSLVKLVVGLLSGSLAVLADAMHSATDGLSSVVALLANRLADPRPDRNHPYGHRKAEALGSLVIALFILVAAWEILQTAAQRLLAGLEPLRVSWAELGLLLLVLTCNIALAGYEHWQARRLGSSLLRADAAHTRSDVGTSVMVLLGLAGALTLGIPWLDVALALPLCALMLRASWQVLHQTLPQLIDQMAVAPEAIRDVALGVPGVVNCHAVASRGVVGDQVFIELHLVVRPTDLATAHRISHQVEQQLDARYGPLRCTVHLEPLDHARPTLIAGAEDG
- the trpS gene encoding tryptophan--tRNA ligase; the encoded protein is MSKPRVLSGVQPTGALHLGNWLGAIRNWVDLQDSHDTYFCVVDLHAITVPHRPEQLAEDTLTTAALYLACGIDPQRSTVFVQSQVSAHSELAWLLNCVTPLNWLERMIQFKEKAIKQGDQVSVGLLDYPVLMAADILLYDADRVPVGEDQKQHLELARDIAQQRINARFGRRGPDGEPETILKVPEPLILREGARVMSLTDGSSKMSKSDPNEGSRITLLDPPELITRKIKRAKTDPTLGLEFGNPERPEADNLLGLYAVLSGIGREAAARECAQMGWGQFKPLLAEATVEALRPVQERYRELRQDPGALLAVLREGRQRAAAVAETTLGRVRNCLGFLTDAA